One Portunus trituberculatus isolate SZX2019 chromosome 7, ASM1759143v1, whole genome shotgun sequence genomic window carries:
- the LOC123520616 gene encoding sepiapterin reductase-like, which produces MSKSGSAPWWVVVTGASQGFGAAICSELAPLLPPGSRVLGLARSQQGLATTAAAVTKANPAVTFSPVVMDLGIATTQDYEATLKKYLGADQSTPPSQAFIFHNVGSLGDLKYLADMDDPTYLSSYFNLNIGSVILLNAAFMRLISAISGKVTVKVIHVSSLCAVEPFKSWGLYCTGKAGRDMLFRVLAAEYPDIRVLNYAPGPLDTNMQVEGRTLTRDEELRKLMSSMKEEGKLVPCDASAKKLLQIIQKDEFKSGEHIDFFEV; this is translated from the exons ATGAGTAAATCAGGCAGTGCCCCGTGGTGGGTGGTAGTGACGGGCGCCTCGCAGGGCTTCGGGGCAGCGATCTGCAGCGAGCTGGCCCCGCTGCTGCCACCGGGCTCAAGGGTGCTGGGCCTGGCGCGCTCCCAGCAGGGTCTCGCCACCACGGCAGCCGCGGTCACCAAGGCCAATCCCGCTGTCACG TTCAGCCCAGTAGTGATGGATCTTGGAATAGCCACGACGCAGGACTACGAGGCAACCCTTAAGAAGTACCTCGGGGCAGACCAGTCCACTCCGCCCTCCCAGGCCTTTATCTTCCACAACGTCGGGTCCCTGGGCGACCTCAAATATCTTGCCGACATGGATGACCCGAcctacctctcctcctactTCAACCTCAATATTGG CTCGGTGATCCTGCTCAACGCTGCTTTCATGAGACTCATCTCGGCAATATCTGGCAAAGTGACAGTCAAGGTCATACACGTCTCTTCCTTGTGTGCCGTGGAGCCCTTCAAAAGCTGGGGCCTCTACTGCACTGGCAAGGCTGGTAGAGATATGCTCTTCAGGGTGCTGGCTGCCGAGTATCCAGATATCAGAGTGCTTAACTATGCTCCTGGGCCTCTGGATACCAACATGCAG GTCGAGGGTCGCACCCTCACTCGAGATGAAGAACTCCGTAAGCTTATGTCGtccatgaaggaggagggaaagctgGTCCCCTGCGACGCCTCGGCCAAGAAACTGCTGCAGATCATACAGAAAGATGAATTCAAATCAGGCGAGCACATTGACTTCTTCGAGGTCTGA